From the genome of Magnolia sinica isolate HGM2019 chromosome 12, MsV1, whole genome shotgun sequence:
ggtgcATTTGAACTTTATATCTTCCttgcacatgccctaaaataagctagaaaaaggaatgaatggcatggataaaacacatacatcatggtggggaccacagggctttgacatcagctacCTGGCTGGATTTGAaatgggcccacctagctttAGGTTTGGTTTAGCCTGATCTTTGTGGCTTGTTGGTTGGATGCAGGCCTGAGGGTTATGCATGGCCTGGCGCGACTAGCTTGGCATTGGTGACTGAGATTCGTAGTTCCTAGCTTAAGCCTGACTTGGGTCATGCAGGGCATGGACCCTAATTCATGGGCTAGACTTGGACATAATATATGCTAGACCATTTTAGATGCTAGCACATGGTCTACTCGAACCATGGTTTTATGACTCAGACGAGCCCAATGAGATTTGTCCAAGTCAGCTCGAACTTGGTCCAACTTGGTCCAGTGAGCCAGGCCTGGTCCGAGCGACTCAGGTCGTGCAGGAAATGACGACAAGGGTTAATGGATCATGGGGTGCTGGACTTGGACAAGTTATAGGTTGGCCCATTTGTGATGCCAGCTTATGGGCTAGGCTTGACCAATGGTTTAAGATTTGGCCGAGTCTGATGTGATCTAACTCTATAGATTTCTTAAAGGGAGGCCTCCCTATACTATGTCCTTTTGTGCTGCTTGCCACTTCGAATCTAAGGTATGGTCAAACCATGGTTTCAAGATTAGCAATCAGATGTTGAATGGATGCCTTTAATTTATGTAGAAGACATTGATCAGTTGATAGTAATACTCGATCCATCGAACCTCCCTAAAATTAGATAGGTTGCTCTCTTGACACTTTGGACATGTTCATCGATGATCGGGTCGATTGATCAATAGTAATTCAAAAAATATCTCAATTTCTTTGAAATGTTTTTGGCATGTTCAATTGTTGTAAGTTCTCTAGCTCTTGTAATATCATTTCATGGTTGATTGTTTGTTACTTTGTACTGTGAATTTTTCTTAAGAAGGCTTTTCGACATAAAATTTATGTGTCCTCGACATGTTTCTGTTTGCGATTGATTTTATCTTGGTTGATTGAATTCAAGTTTGCTTCTACAATATTCCCAACATTAGATACATTTCTATCACATTAGATCAACTAAACCTGCTACCTCATGTACTGAATTAGCCACCTCATGTATTGAAATGATTGTTGAAGCCTAATTCAGGTCTTTTTGGGCATTTACATAGATATATGGCTAATGGGATAGATCTGGACATGTTTCACTAGGCCATTTACTGCTCTAGCTAGTTCATAGGCCAGACTTGAGTTCATGACCTCAACGTTGAAACACAAGTTGTAAGCCATCAAGCTACGGGTTCAAACCCATTGAGTTAGTTCATAAATAGGGTTCTCCTATCACGAATGTTCCTTAGACCGAAAATATGGAAAGGGCAAGTGGGAATGGGCAAAGTCTCCATCAATGCCCGTTCTTTAATCGAGCTACATTCCTGGGCATGAGCCCAACCATACACTAATCAGACCAGAAATTTAGCCTAGATTTGGCCCAGTGGGTATATGAAAAGGTCAAGCCCAACCCAAATCAAAGTTTCAAAGCCCACAAGAGTAAGCCAGGCCCAAAATAGCTTGGACACTATGGGATGTTGGTACTATTTCTTTCAATATCTACCTCTTTCATGCACGCACACACCTTCCAGATCAACAGGCAAAGCCATTAATGAATACTTGGTAAGATTATAATGGTATTTTTGGAATAGGTTACATAAAATTTTGTGAGGATTCAATATCTTAGTACCCAAGATTCTCTTTATTCTGATAAGCATTTTCTCTTATTATATTTCTAATACAATCACCCTTTGTCTAAAACAATAtatctaaaagaaagaaagaaacaaagaaagaaaagaagaagaagaagaagaagaagaaaacatctTCCCCTTAAATTCAAACACTAAACAATATATATCTAGAGCttcttaagaaaaatatcaaacaaTTTTATTTCATGTCGGAattttcttcaatgtaactactAATCTAATATTAGTAGTTACTGAGGTAATATGAACCCTCACCTAAAAATAGGGGCCTATTTTGTCTCCGTCAGTGAATCCCAACCTTGAGATATAAGTCTCTAATTGCATGCATTTCCATGACAACGTCTCTCATCTCCATTCGTTCCTTTGGCAATTTTGCAGAACACGATACACCAACACTGACCAATGAAACCAAGCAATCATGCATTCTATTTCTCAAATTGTTATGATTTTCACTGTCTTGAATAGCTTCAGCATCTTCTAAGAGAAGTCTTGGATCTATAATCTTCATTACTTGTTCAGGAAAAGCTGACTTTGCAAAGTGATGAAGGCTCTGATTATccttaaacatgtcatcagttggcTGCTTTCCAGTGATCATCTCGAGTAGAAGGATCCCATAACTGTATACATCTCCATGTGCGGACGCCTTACCGCCCATCCTATACTCTATGATTTACAAATATCACATATTTGAATGTTAGGCATCTatttaaagaaagataaaaaTAGTGGTTAGATATTGAGAGGGAGAAAGGGAATATTTCATTTAAATAACTAACATTTCAACCTTTTCCAAAGTTTAGAATACCTGAGAGTAAGGAATTCTGCtaaacatatatatttcttcaatcTGTCTTATGAGTGTATGGTTTGTCACAACAAATAGTCCTAAGAAAATATcctataaataaattaaaaaaaaatccattgttTTCACACATACACCTATAGTGTATCACGGCTAGAGAAATAATCTAGTAAAAATTGTTGGTAACTCATTATAGTGTGaatccatgtggggtccaatcTACCCAACATTTTACCATCGTGTACCCTTGGATATAAGAGGGTCTACTAAGAATCGTTGAGGCCCATCAAATCACCTTGACCAGATGATCACTACCATTCACAAAAGTGCATGCTATCAATCACATGCTCACCCGCCCACATATACACCTTTACACACATATCATGGGCCCAAAATCCAaatagtccatgtgatgcggcacccctgaggaccaattttcacccttggttcaaaacttcggtgggccatagcaaagagagatgtaaATTAAGAGAGGCaactgttttcttttgccatggcccaccaaaagttcggatcaaggtaaaagttgtGCGCTgggagtttcatggggtgttacatcacatggaccattcagattttgggctcacatcaagCACACATAGAGAAATTTAACAAGATAATCATTATTTTACAAAAATATTCAATCATAAAGCAATCCAAATTAAAGTGGGAAAAAAACTaaggcacaaagcgacaatgcactataaaaaaatgaagttacaagagatgaaattTGAGCAATCAAAGCCTCAAGAAAAAATGATCAAACCCTTTTTCTTAAAAATCCTCTCAAACCCTTAAGCACATTTAAAGAACCCTGATTTATACCCTAATTCCAAGTACACCCTGTATATATACTACCGCaactgaaataggaaacaaatggCACACTTAAGCAATTCTGCACACCTCTTCGATGgaatctttgatgacatcgacaaccATCATTAAccaatcgatgacattgaagaaccCTCAATACTATCTAGTAGCAACCTTTAAAACTATCCAACAATCAacaagaatttttctaaaattttccaatAAGATCCAGCATATGTTATTGGCATCAACAAACTCTATTACAAACAAATTCaagaccttatatatatatatatatatatatatataaggaaaaggtactatgcgctcgacctcatgataagctcccgtgaggtcgagctgtgtgggccccaccgtgatgcgtgtcgaccatcaacactgtgcatttgatgggtgccctctaaattatgggatatcccaaaaatcagcaatatacagaactcaggtgggccataccatctaaaatcatgtgaagacaccgttaaaacatataaaagcacttggtggagcccacctcagttttgaatgttgctgaaacttggtctgaaccctcatacaagtgggacacacataatggatgggctggattttcaaaccacatctcggtgggcctaaaaaatgattatgaatgttttaatggtgcacggcccctccccacttttgtatgtggtgtggcctacacaagtcatggattgaattgatttttgggacataggcccacgatggaatggtgcatctgactgatggggtagatggtcgaaacgcatcacggtggggctcacacagctcgacctcacgggagtttatcgtgaggtcgagcgtatagtaccttttcccatatatatatatatatatatatatatatatatatatatatatatatatatatatatatatatatatatagacacactaATGTACTTAAAAATATCCATCGATTAGATTAATTTATGCATATCGTTATTAACAAGCTTCaccataatattattataatgaaATTACCAATCATTTTGCAAgatgaatgaattaaaaaaatggatTGAAAACCTTACCTGGAGGAATATACCCAATCGATCCCTTAATCCCAGATGTGGTAGTTTGATTTTGGGAGAAACCTTCTGCAGCTTCAGAGAGGAACCTTGTTAAACCAAAGTCACCCACGTGGGCAACCATATCATCATCGAGAAGAACATTGCTTGGTTTTAGGTCTCGATGAACAATTGGTATTTTGGAATGATGATGAAGATAATCTAATGCCGAAGCCACATCAATGGCTATATTTAGCCTCTGGGTAAGATTCAAACACCTCAGTTGAGGTTGTTCATCTACATTTGGATGCAACCACTTCTCCAGACTACCATTAGGCATGTACTCAAACACTAGagctttgaaatcattgccattaAAATCAATGCTCGAGCAAACCGTTAAGATCTTGACAAGATTTCGATGCCGGATGTTTCTTAATGCTTCGCATTCAGCTGCAAAACTCTTAAAAGCTCCttgttgtaggaggttgagtacCTTCACTGCAACAAGTGTTTCAAAGCATTCTAGAAGTCCTTTATACACAGAACCGAAACTTCCCACACCAATTAAATTAGCCGAAGAAAACCCATCTGTTGCTTGAAGTATATCCGCATAAGAAACAAGTAGCCACTGATTCTCTGTAGAAGATGGAGAAGAAGCTTTCTTTGGAGAATTTCTTCTCCAATAAAGAGCTGCAATGATACACGACAAGAGAATTGAAGATGAAACCACAGTAATAACTGTGACTTTTACTCTGGTAGCAAGAGGTTTTTCTCGTTTCTTGGAAGCTTGCTTAAGACACGCTGGCAATTGTAGTTCTGGTATACCTCCACAGAGTTTGCTGTTTCCGACAACTGAAATTGCGCTGGCATTTCTAAAGATTCCTCCTTTGGGCACTTCACCCTCGAAATTATTGAATGACAAATTTAAATACTGTAAGAAAAGAAATTCTTCTAAATACTTTGGAATCTGCCCAGACAAGTTATTGCGTGAAAGATCAAGCCCTTTGATACCTTTTAAATTCTTTAGAGACTCTGGAATGGTTCCTTGAAACAAGTTGCCATGCATATAAAGCAACTCCATGCTTTGACACTTTCCCAACGTATTTGGAATTTCACCTGATAGTTTGTTCTCTGAGATGTCCATCTCCCTAATATTTTCCAAGTTATCAACTTCGAGCAGGAGAGACCCAGTGAATGAGTTGCTAGACAGGTCCATTTGAGCTGCACTGACTTGTTTGGGTATGGTACCATTGAATTTATTTTGAGAAATGAACAATTCTTCCATAAATCCCCAATTTGCAAAACTTGACGGTATGTTTCCATGGAAACCATTTCCATTCAAGTAGAGAAAGCTCAATCGAGTAATGTTACTAACTGAAGGTGGGATTCGCCCTGAAAGTTTATTTCGATTGAAACTCAAGGCTtgcaacttgttaagcttcccaatATCATCTGGAAGAGTACCCTTCATGGAATTCCCTCCCAGATTCAGAACATACAAGTTGATGAGATTGTCGATTTCTTTGGGAATGATTCCAAATATCTTGTTTCCTCCTAAATTCAGAATCTTTAGCTGTATCGAGAGATTAGCAATGGAGCCAGGCAACTCACCAGAGAGATTATTCAAAAAAGTAGATATGACTTCTAAATTGGTGCAGTTGGTCAGTGAAGTAAGGAAGCTCAGGTCATCACCTTCCCTGCTTCCAAGCTGATTTCTCTCGATATTGAAACGGTAGAGACGTGAAAGACTTCCTAGATTCAAAGGCACATGTCCACTAAAACTGTTGTTGCTAAAATCAACAAAATCGAGACTTGAAGCATTGGACAATGAAATTGGCAGCGTTCCAGTGAATTGGTTTCTACCAACAAGAATCCTACGCAGGTGTGGAAACAAAAGGCCTAGGTTGGGGGGAATTCTTCCATGTAGCCGGTTAGCTGCCACGCTAAACACTTGGATGGATGAGAGATTATAAATCGATGGTGGAATCGTACCTGATAACTGATTTCCACCTATTTGAAAAGTGATAATGCCTGCCAATTGACCAAGATGGTTTGGAATTTGCCCTTCAAAATTGTTAGATGTAAGATAAAGAGTCGTGAGAGACGAAAGGTTCCCCAACGAAGGTGGGATGCTTCCACTGAGATCATTGAACATGACAGAAAGTAAAATGAGCTTTGACAAAGAACCAAGCTCAGCGGGAAGTTCTCCGACGAGCTGATTCCGCATGAGGCTAATGGCTACGAGTTCTGAGCAGTGgctcagattggatggaatttcTCCTTGCAGTGAATTTACGGACAGATTGAGATGCTGCAACCGCAACAGACGGTCTATTTTTTGAGGGATTTGGCCTTGGAATATGTTATTGGAGAGATCAATTCTTCTCAGGAAAGAGAGATTTCCAATGTGAGGCGATAAGTAGCCCACCAAGCTGTGGCCACTGAGGTTCAAGA
Proteins encoded in this window:
- the LOC131220015 gene encoding probable LRR receptor-like serine/threonine-protein kinase At3g47570 gives rise to the protein MEFPRSNLRVLWSFILFHAIFLSSINPCSPSVFTLKNETDRLALLAFKYGISEDPLGILSSWNDSLHFCKWKGVTCSRHHHHRVTILNLSGHSLVGYLSPHIGNLSFLRRIDLSNNIFQGQIPQKIDRLLRLQHLNLSVNSLQGEIPSNLSHCSELVAISLMRNQLVGELPAELGSLSKLILLSVMFNDLSGSIPPSLGNLSSLTTLYLTSNNFEGQIPNHLGQLAGIITFQIGGNQLSGTIPPSIYNLSSIQVFSVAANRLHGRIPPNLGLLFPHLRRILVGRNQFTGTLPISLSNASSLDFVDFSNNSFSGHVPLNLGSLSRLYRFNIERNQLGSREGDDLSFLTSLTNCTNLEVISTFLNNLSGELPGSIANLSIQLKILNLGGNKIFGIIPKEIDNLINLYVLNLGGNSMKGTLPDDIGKLNKLQALSFNRNKLSGRIPPSVSNITRLSFLYLNGNGFHGNIPSSFANWGFMEELFISQNKFNGTIPKQVSAAQMDLSSNSFTGSLLLEVDNLENIREMDISENKLSGEIPNTLGKCQSMELLYMHGNLFQGTIPESLKNLKGIKGLDLSRNNLSGQIPKYLEEFLFLQYLNLSFNNFEGEVPKGGIFRNASAISVVGNSKLCGGIPELQLPACLKQASKKREKPLATRVKVTVITVVSSSILLSCIIAALYWRRNSPKKASSPSSTENQWLLVSYADILQATDGFSSANLIGVGSFGSVYKGLLECFETLVAVKVLNLLQQGAFKSFAAECEALRNIRHRNLVKILTVCSSIDFNGNDFKALVFEYMPNGSLEKWLHPNVDEQPQLRCLNLTQRLNIAIDVASALDYLHHHSKIPIVHRDLKPSNVLLDDDMVAHVGDFGLTRFLSEAAEGFSQNQTTTSGIKGSIGYIPPGKVFNPFF